DNA from Paludisphaera mucosa:
TTCCCGGAGCGCGGCGAGTCGAACTGGACGCTCGACGACGTCGTCCGCTTCGACATGCCGGCGATCCTGGACCACGTCGAGCGCGAGACGGGGCGTCGCCAGGTCAACTGGATCGGACACAGCCTGGGGGGGATGGTCGTATTCCCCTTCGAGCAGCTCAGTCTCGAGCCTTACCGGATCGCCAACTTCGTGGGGATGGGGAGCACGATCGTCCAGGCGACGACGCCGCAGAAGGCGATGCTCCGGGCCAACTCGGGGATCCGGACGCTGCTCAACGTCGCCAGCGCGGGCAGGCTGGGGAGGCCGCTGGCCTTCTTCCACATGCCGGGCATGGCCAAGATCGACCGCTTCTACTACACGGCCGAGAACGTCGATCGCCGGACGGTCTCGCGGTTCTACGGCTACACCCTGGAAGACCCCGGCCCCGGGGCGCTCCGCCAGCTCGCCCCCTACCTGCGAGACGGCCACCTGCTCTCGGCGGACGAGCGGATCGACTACGTCGACCACCTGCCGGAAGTCGTCGTCCCCACGCTGATGATCGCCGGCGACACCGACCTGATCTCGGACGTGCCGTCCACCCAGACGACCTTCGACCGACTGGGCAGCCCCGACAAGACCCTGCTCATCTTC
Protein-coding regions in this window:
- a CDS encoding alpha/beta fold hydrolase translates to MHRLSRREWTAAALGIGLSGLSGCAAMRRNALSPDLRPCTDEYAYTKDGWRLGVRRYRPDRPEPGKLPVVLCHGLGLNATFWTITDDHLPGRLAAGGYDVFLFDLRASGENARLGSCDVMNRFLRGTPFPERGESNWTLDDVVRFDMPAILDHVERETGRRQVNWIGHSLGGMVVFPFEQLSLEPYRIANFVGMGSTIVQATTPQKAMLRANSGIRTLLNVASAGRLGRPLAFFHMPGMAKIDRFYYTAENVDRRTVSRFYGYTLEDPGPGALRQLAPYLRDGHLLSADERIDYVDHLPEVVVPTLMIAGDTDLISDVPSTQTTFDRLGSPDKTLLIFGEAQGSLGRYGHCDLVWSRNAPHEVFPAIIRWLDARQPGPPPSPQVEATPQASVDVRSSLPE